GTGACCAAAATGGGACAGAGAGCCAGTGGGTGGGTCCCAGAGCAGGGTTAAGGTCATGGGAggggccctgacaggtgtggctcagtggattggacactgacctgcaaaccaaagggttgctggttcgattcccagtcaggacacatgccttcgttgtgggctgggtccccagtagggggcgtgtgagaggcaaccagacattgatgtttctctccctgtctccccccctttccctctaaaaataaatgaattaaaatcttaaaaaaaaaaaaaaaaaacttaaaaaaaaaaagatcgtGGGAGGGTATGGAGCGCTCTGAGCCCGGGGCCGCGGGCCCTGAGGGCTGATGTCAGGGGCTTAGGCCAGCTCCCCCGTATTGGTACCGCCGCCTCCGCCCTTGGTCCCACCCACTGCGTGAGACCCAGCCTCCAAGCCTCCCACGGGCATCACCCTAACTCGGGttcaattctgtttttattcaaaGGGAAAAGAATTCCGCCGACCAAGAGCCGGTCCCTGAGGCAGGGGTCGAAGCAGCCCCTGCCGGAGGAGGAGCCGAAGGCCGCAGACAAGGCCTCGTCCGGTGGTCCCGATGAGAGTAAGAGCCCCGGCCTGCTCCCGGGCTCAGAGGCGGCCCTCCTCCTTCCCCGCCTGGGCACAGGAAAGCGCAGTCAGTGTCGAAGGGAGTCCTCCGGGCGCCAAGCAGCCGTCCGCAGACCCCTGGGCCCGCAGGGCTGCCAGACACCCAGCCCCAGATCCGAACGGAGCCGGGCGGCTCCGGCCTGGCGGGCGCGGGACAGGGccccggcctcctccccaccccctccggaCGCCCCCGTCCGCGGGAAGCGGAACCCCTCCCCCGGACCCTGAGCCCCTGCCCGCCCCGGAGCTCCATGcggtctctcctctctctccccgcctcccacGCCCCCTCTGCAGTCGTCACTGTGCGCGTGAAGGAGGAGCACGTGGACGCAGCCACGCCCGACCAGGCCCCGGGGCCCGAGCTGCCTGTGCCCCTTGAGAACATCAAGCGGGAGGCAGACGCCTGAGCTGTCCCTGCTGCCGGCCTGGCCACCCAGGACACCAGCCCAGGGCTCCTCCGTCACCGCCAGCCCACTGTAGCCTGGAGGCTGAGCCTTTTTGCGTAGATTCGGCCTGGTGCTGAGGGTCCCTGGCGCTGAAGGACCAGCCAGGGTCTCCTTTGACCCACCCTGTGACCTCGGCCCTCTCTGGCAAGGCCCGCGCCCGGGACCGCCTGGAGCCCCCGCACTGGTCTGCGAGCGGCCCCTCCCCAGCTAGACTCCGAAGCCCGCCCTCCGGTAGCTCCCTCCACGCCCACCACAGCCCTTCGTTGCCGGGGTCGGGGCTGTCGTCCAGTCACACTGCGGGACGGGGCAGTGAAGTGTGAGTGCGCGGGTGCCCAAGCAGGTCGCGTCAATAAAGGCCGGCAGCAGCCCTTGAGGGGACAGTCACCGATGGACGGTGAGCGGAGTGCCGGGTCGGCTCTGTCTGATGCAACCACGGGGCCTTTCTGGCCTCCCGGGTTGGGCTCTGCTCCTCCTAGCGccgcagggaggctggggagccccGCGGAGACCCCCGTCTCTGGCAGGCAGCGGAGAGGCAGTGACCGGGGCGTGGGTTTCAGTGACTTGTGAGGTGGCTGGACCGGTTCCTCTGTGGGCAGGAGCACTGACTCCCATTTCTAAAAGGGCCAGTGGGACGGGTGGGGTCTGCTCCCTGGGCCGGGGGGCTTGCCCGGGGCCTAGAGAGGGGCCGCCACACCAGCCCGTGCGCCCTGGGGAGGGCGGGTGGCATGTGGAAGGGGAGCTCGGCCTGGGTGTGGTGGGGCCCCCACCTGAGAAGAGGGGTGACAGGGCGCGCCTCCCTCTGGCTCCCTCTCCGTCCCTGTCCAAGCCCCTCACTCCCGCCCACGGGTTTTCCTCTGCTCCTGTCTGGAGTTCTGTGCCAGGGCACCTAGTGTTTGCCCACACGACGGCTTTCTTGCCCTGGTCAGTCTCCCTGGAAACTCCCCTTTCCCGTCAGTCCTGTCCCCATGACCTGCTCTCTCTGGAGCCTGAGGCTGAAGCTGGGGCCTCggcccttttctctcctcccaaGTTTGGGGCGAGGACCGCGCCGCTGGGCGGGCAGACGGGGTCTCGGGGTGCAGCTGCGCTTGGCCGGAGTCCAGTGCCCTCCGTGAGCCGGTCCGTCAGGGCCGTGGCCTGTGCTTGCCTCGCGGCACGCTGTTTGCTCCAGGTCTGGGCTGCTCGGTGccagcccgggggtggggagcgCGGCCCGGGGAGCCACTTTCCCGTCAGTTTGGAGCACTCGGCCTGGTCTCCTGCTGAAGGCACGAGGCAGGCCCGCACGGTGCGGAGAGTGGCCTGTCAGTGCAGCCCGAGGGCTCCAGAAAGTGAGTAGATTTGGAGCACGGTGATGACCAGAAGCAGGGACAGCTGTCCACCTGTCTCGCTCTCTGCTGGTCAGCGGCATCAGCCCCCAGGGACAGGGATAGCCTCCACATGCACTCGGGCCCCTCGGCCTGCTCACGGAGCCCTGCCTTTGTCCAGGGTGACGTGCCCAGTAACAGTGATCCCCTTGCCAGTGAGGGGTCCAGTTCTGACCGGAGAATTCTGGGGAAACGGTCGGCACAGCCTTTTGGCCTTCAGTCCCTCCTCGGGTGAGGGCGTGTCAGCTGCAGGTGCCACGGCCCCGCGGTTCCCAGGGCAGAGCCGGGGGACGGGTTTGCCGGCCACTGGAGCGCTGGGCTGGCCCCCAGACGCAAGACAATAAGCGCACTCCGTCGGGCGTCTGTTCCTCTCAGCAGTGCGTTCTGTGCACCACCTCGGGGACAGGGACGAGCTGAGGCCACCGTGGCGAGTATAGTGAGTAAATGTCTCCTGTCACTCCTGAGGCTGGTCTCCAGAGCCACTGACAAATCTTCATTTCTGCCACTCCCTTCCCGCGACCCTGAGCTCCCCCGAGGCCCAGCCTGTGCCTGGCCTGTCCCTTGTACCTTCTGCAGGGCCTGGCGGAATGTGGGTGTGGTACGGAGGTGGGAACGGCCGGTGTTCCTGGGGCACAAATGTCAGCGTGGTGTGTTGCAGGTGCAAGTGTGGCCCTCTGGGACACTTGCACTCCCGGCACAGAGTGAGCCTGCGCCACCTCGAGCCCCTGGTGGTCTCACGGCGGTGGGGCTGCTGGCTGGGAAGCGAGCCGAGGGACACCCCCCGCCTCCGGCTGCTTGCTGTGCAGTGGCTCCCAGCTGGCGGTCAGACCAAATCCACATGCTtgaggggaccccccccccccccatacacacacacacacacacacacacacacacctttcctgTCACCCAGGCCACCCTTGGCTCTGCTCGGGGGGCCAGGGGGCAAGGGGACGGCTGTTTCTGCCCGTCCCCAGTTCCTGTACACAGCTTTTACCGCCGGCGCAGTAGGCCCGCGAGGGTAAGAGGGCTCACTGGGGTGCAGTGACTTGGTTGCTTAAATTGACTGAAACAGCAGCAGCGGGAGGAAGCCCTGGCCGCTCTGCTGGTCCTCTGCACTCGGTCGTTCACGCAATGGCTATAAGCGTCTCCCACAGGCCACGCGCCAGGCTAGAGGTCGGGCGTCAAAGGAGAGCTGTGCCTGGTCCGGCCTGGGCCTCGGTGAGGGCAGCACCCGCTCCCTGACATCCTGCCGGGGCTCAGGCCCTCGTCCTCCGATTCctttgtgctccagggagagaacGGCCCCTCTCAGCAAAACAAAGACGAAAACCTAGAACCCCAGGCCCGGCTTTGGGTGGAACATGTTGTCGAGAGAGGGCGGCTGGATGGAGTGGGCAGCGGTGTCCCTGTTCCTGGCTCCAGCCACCAtcctgaggggggtggggggctcacaAAGgttttttaggatttatttttagaggaagggagggagaaagagaaatagccatgtgtggttgcctctcaagcaccccctactggggacctggcccacaacccagacttgtgctctgactgggaatcgaacaggcgacctTTTATTTCACAGgccagctcaatccactgagccacaccagccagatggggggggggggggggcttccctTTGATGAAAGCCCTGAGCTGGAGGTGGACCCACCAGGTCggctccctgggctccccacGCTCACACAGGGGCAGCCCGGTGCTGCCCAGTGCTGTTGGTCAGCACAAGGCTTGGCAGCaagtaggggccacatgagtgTCGGGCGATACCCACCCTGCTGTTGTCACTAAGGTCTTGCTTCTACGGCAGGGCTGCTCACTTTCAGCTTGGGGTCCTTTTAGGGGTTCCGTCCTCACTCCCAGCCTACCCCGACAAGGAACACTGGGGTTGAATTCTGTCCCTCCAAAGAGGCTGGACCTCAGAGCAAgaccttatttagaaaaagtCTTCACAGAGGTAACGAGttcaaatgaggtcattagggtggaccctaatccaatatggcTTCCTATTAAAGGGGAATTTGGGCACCCAAGGAGGTAATGGAGAGAAGATGATGTGAAGACgcaaggagagccctggctggggtggcttagtagattgagcaccggcctgtaggctaaagggtcaccagttcaattcccagtcggggcacatacctgagtttggggccaagtccccagttgggagcacgCAAGAGGCAATTGCACGtggatatttctccccctctctttcccctctaaaaataaataaaaagacaccaGAAGATACCGTCTAAAAATGGGGACTGAGACCAGAGTTGTGCTGCCATGGGCAAGGGGTGTTGGGGCCCCCAGAAGCTGGAAGGGCAGGAAGGACCCTGACCTAGAGCCACCGGAGGGAGCGCGGCCCTGCCCCGATTTCAGACCCCTAGCCTCCAGAACCGCGGGACAGTCGACGTGCCCAGCCTGCGGCGCTCTGCTCTGGCCGCCGCAGGGAACTCACACCACCTGATGGTCCTCCGCACCCCAAACTTCCAAGGTGCAGGTCCCCTGCCCACCTTCCCAGTGCCCCCGGCCCTGCTCTCATTTCCTCTGTAAGGACTGGCTGCTCCTctgcgccacccccccccccaccaggtgcCCTCAACACACACGGGGAGGCGCCCACATCCCACTCACTCTCCTCCCACGTGCCGCGAGACTTCGCTGCAACTAAGCTTCCCAGTGTGAGCGTGTTTGCCGGGACGGTGAACGGAACGTCCAGGGGGAGATGGGCTCAAGCGCCgtggggcccagcctggggccggGAAGCAGCGGAGGCATCGGCACTGCCGCCCCGCGCGCCCCAGGGACGAGCCAGGCCCTTGAGGCCAGGGTGGAGAGTGGTCCGGTCCGCAGCGACCCAGCGGTGACAGTGACAGCAGGTTGGTTTCATGGGCGTCGGGTCCAGCGTGCTGTGGCCTAGCGGAAAGGCCACTGCCCCACAGGTTCGAATAGCGAGACCTACTGAGTCCATGCAGACCACCTGGGcccaggccggggtgggggaggggcggggacgggggcgtCACCAAGCAGGAGCAATACAGTCGGTCGTTGCCCCGACAGAGAACCGCACGAGACGGGGACCGAGAGAGTCAGAGCCCCGCCGCCCCGGGGGCTCTGGAAcccggcccacccacccaggcctccccgcccccgccccgggaccAACCGTGTCTGCTCCCCACCGCCTGCCCTTCACGCCGGTTCTCCTGGCACTGGGCGTCCGCGTGGCCTTCCCGGCAGCCGAGCCCGGACAGGCTTCAAAGACGGCGGCCGCAGCCTTCACCCGCTGGCCCCGGGCGCTGGGAGGGGCGGCACAGGTGGCCCCCACGCGCAGGTTCAGCCCCGTGAGCCACCTGAGGGGAGAGAACCCACGGCGCTGAGCTCTCCTGGGGAGAGCGCGGGGTCCTGGAGAGTCCGGGGCAGTGGGGCCTCGTGCGTGATGACGACAGAGCCCCGGGGGTCACCTGTTGGGACCCCGAGTGAGTCACTTCCAGCCGCACATCCCCCCTGTAACGAGGGGGTGGCCGTAGTGATGACAGCTACAAAGGGCTGGTGGGCCAGGCACCGGTCAACCAACCTGTATGTGTCACTAGTTCAGTCtgactctttttcttttgaattctttaaaatattttatttatttgttttagagaggggaagggaggaagagagggagagaaacatcagtgtgtggttgcctcttgcatgtcccccactggggtcctggcccacagcacaggcatgtgccctgactgggaatcaaacctgccaccctctgattcacaggccggcactcagtaccctgagccacaccagcctgggctcaatGTAATTCTTCACAAGCTGCTGCCACGAGATGGACACGAGTACTGTCGTCCCCTCTACAGAGGAGGACCTGGCACAGGGAGGTCATGTGGCCCgaggcagacaggcaggcagcgCTGGGTTTCAGCCGGGTCTGGGGGACTCCAGGACCCCCCTTGCTTTCCCGTGGGATTATGTGAAGTGCCCACGAGCACTGACTAGGTCCAGCCCCACTGGGCTGAGCGGATGGATCTCATCCCCATTCCGTGGATGGGGAACTTGAGGCTGAGTTCACCCCAGGCCAGTGCACACTGGCTCCCCCAGGAAGGGTAGCTGGCAccggcccctgcccccagagctgCTCAGCCAGGCAGACACGGCGccctggggaggtggtgggggcttGATCGAGGACAGCTGGCGGGCTCCCGGCTGGGGTCCAGGTGGAGGCACTCACCTGTGGAGCGGGAGCAGCTCGCAGTCGCAGCGGAAGGGATTGCCACTGAGGTCGACCAGCTCCAGCTGGCTGAGGCcgggcagggccagcagggtcTGCAGCTGGTTCTTCTGCAGGTGTAGGCTCCGCAGCCGGGGCCCCAGGCCCGAGAAGGCCCCGGGAGAAATCTGCAAGGAGGTGCCAGGCCAGGAGTGAGTCCTTGTCAGACTAGACAGAGAGGCTCATGCTCCCCTAGCAGAAGGGGGATGGGGACCCCCCTAAGGTGGCCGAGCAGGGAGGGCCGTGTGGTGGTGGCAACATGTAGGTTCGTTTGATGCCAGAGCACTTCCCCTTTGCAAGACGCCAGGGCCCGTGGTTCATGGTTCTTCGTGCTTTGCCTGAACCCTCCCCAGTAATGGCAAAGCCTCTTGgggctccagccctgccctgaaGGTGTGCAGCAGTGGGTGACCCTGTGGACACACGTCCTCCCTCCTGCgtgtctccctggcaggactCTGAGTGGCGCTGGATTCCACCTGCTGTCACTCACACCCGGGTTCCCTGAGGGCAGTCGTGAGTGGCTCATATCAGGGTCCGCATGCCCAGCCCCGGGCCTTCCGGCACTGCAGGGTTGGCAGTGTTTGTCGAGCGAGTGCTCACTGCACAGGGCCGTGCCgccttccccacacccctcctgtGCCCACCTGCTCCAGGCCACTGCCGTTCAGGAACAGCTGCTGCAGTGACCGGCCCACAGGCCGGAAGGCCCCGTCCGGCAGGGCCCTGAGCGGGTTCCCCGAGAGCtgcagctccaggagggcaggcagcCCCTCCAGGGCCCCAGTGGGCACCTCTTGCAGCTGGTTCCTGTCCAGGTGCAGCTTCTCCAGCTCCGGAGCTGGGCCCAGTGCCCCTGGGGACACCTGGGTGATGCGGTTCCCACTCAGGTAGAGCCAGCGCAAGGCCTGCatgcctgccaggtccccaggtgccaGGTGGCCCACTGCGTTACCCTGCAGGTGCAGGGAGAAGAGGCGAGGCAGGGCTCGCAGGGCGGCACCGGGCACCTGCAGGAAGCGGTTGCGCTCCAGGTACAGGTAGCCAAGGCGTGGGGCCCCTTCCAGGGCGGCGGCGCTGAGGCCGGAGAGCTGGTTGTCGGAGAGGTAGAGGTAGAGcaggctgcccagccctgccagggcgccctcctccagccccgcGATGCGGCAGTGCTGCAGGTGCAGTGACACCAGCCGACCCAGGCCCGGGAAGGCTGCTCGGGGCACCAGGGGGAAGTGGTTCTGCCTCAGGTCCAGGAGCTGGGTGTCGCTGGGGAAGCCGCGGGGCACGGCCCGCAGGCCTCGGCTCTCACAGCTGCTGTGCCGGGACTCAGGGGCGCACACGCAGGCGCGCGGGCAGGGCCGggcggccccgccctcctcctcctcgggaGCGCCGGGAGGGGCGCGGGGCCTCGGGGCCGCccgctctccctcctcctcctccgccggGTCTGCTGGGCAGCGCAGATCTGTGGGCCGCAGAGCGTCCAGGGCTTCGCCTCGCAGGCGGGGGGGCCCCTTGCAGGCGCCGTCGGAGCGCACGCGCGCTCGCGCCAGCCACTCCAGCAGCGGCCGGGCCTGGCAGCCGCACCACAGCGGGTTCCCCTGCAGCCGCAGCCGGCGCAGCTGCCCCGGGCCCTGCAGCGGCGGCAGAGCGTCCAGCTGGTTTCCGCGGAGGTCCAGGGTGTGCAGGCGCGGGCAGTGAGCAAAAGCCCTGGGGTCCAGGGCCTGCAGAGCCCCGTGGTCCAGCATCAGCTGCCGCAGGCTGGGCAGCGCCAGCCCGTCCTCCTCCCCCGCATAGGTGAATGGGTTGTGGCCCAGCTCCAGGCGGGCCAGGCCGCGGGCCTGGGACAAGGcctgcccaggcagggcctgCAGCTCATTGTGGTGCAGGCTGAGCCGGCGCAGCGCCGGCAGGCCGGCCAGGGCCTCGGGGGCCAGCACGCTGAGCGCGTTGTGGGACAGCTGCAGCCAGCGGGTGCGCACCAGCCCCTGGAAGGCCATGGGGGGCAGGTAGACGAGAGCATTGTAGGCCAGGTTGAGTGTGGCCAGTGCCCCCAGGGCCCCAAACGCCCCAGGCCGCAGCTCCTCCAGCATGTTCCCCTGCAGGTCCAGCCGCCGCAACGAGCCCAGCCCGTCGAGCGCCTCCTGGGGCAGCACGCTCAGGCGGTTGGAGGCCAGGTTGAGGAAGAGCAGGCGGCCCAGGCCACGGAAGGCGCCCTCAGCTACCAGCTCCACCTGGCAGTGCCGCAGGTCCAGGTGGGTCAGATGAGGCAGGTCCCGAAAGGCAGCGGAGGCAATCTCCTTTAGCACGTTGCCCTGCAGGTCCAGCCGCTGGGTCAGCTGAGCaggcacagaggaggggagaCTGAGCGTAGTATGTCCTACGGCCAGCGTTGCCAGCCACTTTCCCTCACCTCGGACTCCTCCACATCacctttccctcattctcttcATCCTGCGCCCtgacacctcctccaggaagccttcctccccagccacctGGGCATCCCCAATTCTCCCGCTTTTCGCACTGAATTGTCACTGCCCATTTACTTCCTCTTCTACCCACTAGCTCTTGACCCCCTAGGGCAGAGACTGTATCTTCCCTCAGTATATCCCCGGTTCTCTGCCACGGGGTCTGCAATTAATTCAGTATTTACCTACAGGTCACCCACTGGTGCCAATCACAGAGGATTCCAGATAGCTTATCTACCTGCTGTCGgttgtcattcccattttacagacgtgaagactgaggctcaggaaaaGTTACTTTCCAAGGTCTCCtcccagccaggcagtggcagACCCTCCCATGCCAGCCCAGTCTCCTCCCGCTGtgccaccccccaaccccccacctcgCCCTGCTGACCTCGGGAACAGCGTGGGGCACCTCGGTGAGGTTCTGGTGCCGGCAGACCACGTGCCGCCTGGAGTTGTCGCAGACGCAGGTCTGTGGGCAGCGCTGGGCGGCCACGTGCCAAGTTGGGCCCAGCGGCAGGAGCAGAAAAAGCAGCAGGACCAAGGGGACCCCTTGGGGCCTGGCAGACAGAAGGACAGTCCCTTGTTCACAGGGGCAGGGGCCCCACATTGTCCACTCACTGAGCCCAGGCCCGACATGCGGCAGGCGCTGCCGGCCCTGTTCTGCGCTGGGGGAAACGGAGGCTTAGACAGGCGGCCTGGCACATCCCGGCAGCTCTCTGCCCCGTGGCCCCGTGGCCCCGTGAGGCCTTGCTAATCGGGGCTCCGTCGGCGCCCGGCTGCACTGAGGCTCCGGGGTCCAGGGCAAGGCCTGGGCCTCGCAGCGTGAGCTCGGTGGCCAGCCCTCCAGGAGCCGCATCCGCGTGGAGAAGGCGGCCcggcagccagaggggaggactCGGGCCTGGCCGGGGTTGGGGGTCAGACTCGGGGCACAAGGTGCTGCTGTGGGGCCCGAGAGCCTCGAGGAGCCTTGGTGCCCAGGTCAGAGTTGCCCTGACGGGGGAGCTGGTGCGGCTCAGCCTCTCCTCCCGTCTGTGCTCCTCCGTCCTCCCGTCTTAGTGCCACCGGCTGGccggccagggctgggtggggacctGAGGGTCTAGGTTTGGGGCTGGGCCTCGGGCAGGGTCTGTCCACTGACCTGTCTGTCCACCCCTctgtccaccctcccctctcccccgctGGACCCTCTGAAGCCAAAacttcagccactgcctgtggCGTCCGGAGGCCGACCCCTGCCGCGGGGTCTcctggcctccctggggcccGGCTCACCACCAGCCACCAAAGGGATCTTTCCAAAACACGGCCGGGCTCCGGCACCCCCGAGGGAAGCTCTgcagcaccccacctcccacctgtgcTGGGGGGTCCCGCTCAGACTCCTCAGGGTCGGCGCTTGGCACCCAGGGCGCCCGGCTCTTCCTTCCGTTCTCAGCTGCCAGGGCCTCGGGGCGGCCCCTTCTGACCCCCGGGCTGGCCCCCCGCCCCAAGGCTCCCCCGTTTCTGCTCAGCGCTCTGTCATCATCTGTTTTTCAGTCTCCCTGGGGTCCCGGGGTCCAGCCCTGGCCTTGGGGCTGGTGGCGTTCCCCAGTCTGGGGGGAGGCTGAGGcttggggtggggcgggggggcagctgggaggagggggcggatCCCAGGGACAAACTCCCGAGGCTCAGAGGGCTGCCAAGTTCTCAGACAGCCCCCGAGGGACCAGCCACGGAAGCAGCCGCGTCCCCCCGCACCGCTCTCTTCAGGACCCCCTTCGAGGAGACCCTGGCGAAGCTctgcccaggcagggcctggagaggggtgggggctcGACTCtggcccctcagcctccccagtccccccacccccaccccgggccccgaAGACTCACCCTGCCATGCCGCCTCCCAGGGTCAGTGCGGCCTGGAGGTGCGGCGCAAGGGGAAAGCTGTGTCTGTCCCCGTCTGGACGCCGGCGggagcccccctccctgcccgcgGGCCTGGCGGTGGGGACAGGGCTGAATGGGAGGCATTGTGGGCGGCTCAGCCAGAGGCTGAGGTGaaggaggggcgggcaggggctcCAGCAACGGCTGGAGTTACAGGGCCTCCTGCCACGCACCGGCCCGGGCAGCGGAGGCCCAGGGCggccgggcagggaggggactggagggctgggggcccctgggtgggggccCCTGGGTGGGCCGGGCCTCACAGAGCCTCCGTGTCCTGCTCTGTGAGGAAAACACGGAATTAGCACCTAGTTCAGAGCGTTGCTGTGGGAATGAAGGTgggcacctggcacatagtaggtgctcaagaacgATTAACTCTGTCCTTTCCTTTTGTGATTACACCTTTACACACGTCGTCCAGCACTAGACATACAACTCTCCGCACTTCTGGTCTTTTCCTTGGCGTCAGAGTGTTGGGCGCTAGCTTCTTAGTCACGCTGGTTCGTTTTGATGGCTATATAGTATTCCGTGGCATAAATGTATCAATTttactaagttaaaaaaaatttttaaggattttatttttagagagggaagggagggagaaagagagaaacatcaatgtgcggttgctgggggccgtggcctgcaacccaggcatgtgccctgactgggaatcgaaccagtgatgctttggttcgaagctcgagctcaatccactgagctacgccagccagggccaattttacttgatttttaaaagattttatttattcttagagcgaaagggagggagaaagggagagaaacaccagtcgacgggttgcctctcacgcgcgcTCAtctgggacccagcctgcaacccaggcatgagccctgactgggaactgaacccatgacTTGTCTgctcacaggccggtgctcaagccactgagccacaccagccggagcAATTTTACTTAATTAGTCTCCGCTCCCTCCAAGTGTTTGCTATTACAAGATTGCGAAAAGTATACACGTGATTACCTGCTTGGGCACACGTGCCTTTTCGGTGAACTAGTTCATCCAGTCACAGCAAACA
The sequence above is a segment of the Phyllostomus discolor isolate MPI-MPIP mPhyDis1 chromosome 2, mPhyDis1.pri.v3, whole genome shotgun sequence genome. Coding sequences within it:
- the CHADL gene encoding chondroadherin-like protein, with translation MWGPCPCEQGTVLLSARPQGVPLVLLLFLLLPLGPTWHVAAQRCPQTCVCDNSRRHVVCRHQNLTEVPHAVPELTQRLDLQGNVLKEIASAAFRDLPHLTHLDLRHCQVELVAEGAFRGLGRLLFLNLASNRLSVLPQEALDGLGSLRRLDLQGNMLEELRPGAFGALGALATLNLAYNALVYLPPMAFQGLVRTRWLQLSHNALSVLAPEALAGLPALRRLSLHHNELQALPGQALSQARGLARLELGHNPFTYAGEEDGLALPSLRQLMLDHGALQALDPRAFAHCPRLHTLDLRGNQLDALPPLQGPGQLRRLRLQGNPLWCGCQARPLLEWLARARVRSDGACKGPPRLRGEALDALRPTDLRCPADPAEEEEGERAAPRPRAPPGAPEEEEGGAARPCPRACVCAPESRHSSCESRGLRAVPRGFPSDTQLLDLRQNHFPLVPRAAFPGLGRLVSLHLQHCRIAGLEEGALAGLGSLLYLYLSDNQLSGLSAAALEGAPRLGYLYLERNRFLQVPGAALRALPRLFSLHLQGNAVGHLAPGDLAGMQALRWLYLSGNRITQVSPGALGPAPELEKLHLDRNQLQEVPTGALEGLPALLELQLSGNPLRALPDGAFRPVGRSLQQLFLNGSGLEQISPGAFSGLGPRLRSLHLQKNQLQTLLALPGLSQLELVDLSGNPFRCDCELLPLHRWLTGLNLRVGATCAAPPSARGQRVKAAAAVFEACPGSAAGKATRTPSARRTGVKGRRWGADTAGKEEGRL